In the Candidatus Woesearchaeota archaeon genome, one interval contains:
- a CDS encoding MarR family transcriptional regulator, with product MMNNKQIGIIITSFAFLLALVIYFFNRALSQIVNTSCDHGPTCPMWGSITFHTNLTIALTIIVLLIGLYLVFFGEKIKQEKKQKTKTTIPKNLEPEEKQIMQIIIKENGTMFQSKIVEETKLNKVKITRILDKLEGKGLIERKRRGMTNVVILKHK from the coding sequence ATGATGAACAACAAACAAATAGGTATAATAATAACGAGTTTCGCGTTTCTTCTAGCCTTAGTAATATATTTCTTCAACAGAGCACTATCACAAATCGTGAATACGTCTTGCGACCACGGACCAACATGTCCTATGTGGGGATCAATAACATTCCACACAAATCTAACAATTGCACTAACAATCATAGTATTACTAATAGGACTATATTTAGTATTTTTCGGAGAAAAAATTAAACAAGAAAAAAAACAAAAAACAAAAACTACAATACCTAAAAACTTAGAACCAGAAGAAAAACAAATAATGCAAATAATAATAAAAGAAAACGGCACGATGTTCCAGTCAAAAATAGTAGAAGAAACAAAACTAAACAAAGTAAAAATTACAAGGATATTAGACAAACTAGAAGGAAAAGGATTAATAGAAAGAAAAAGACGCGGAATGACGAACGTAGTAATTCTAAAACACAAATAA
- a CDS encoding protein translocase subunit SecF has product MKKSQRQKRREKYKKPQLTKKEITKKVPQKTFYDKNYKKLIIIPALLLLIAILLITMKIINTGEFINKGITLSGGVSVTVIKENINKETLLQDLEQEFPEYQINIRGIDDSGRRIGVLIETNLPPENKEEANKFNELIKQKTNASNQDISTETIGSSLGDAFFKQTLIAVILAFIFMGAVIFMYFKLVVPSALTILSALSDIIITLAVVNVLGINIGTAGIAAFLMLIGYSVDANIVLNMRVIKRTTGTIPEQIKSAFSTGLTMSVTTLIAITVAFIIVDSPVLKEIMLILIIGLIVDVLNTWIQNAGLLRWYLEKKEQKN; this is encoded by the coding sequence ATGAAAAAATCACAAAGACAAAAAAGAAGAGAAAAGTATAAAAAACCACAACTAACCAAGAAAGAAATCACAAAAAAAGTACCACAAAAAACTTTCTACGATAAGAATTACAAAAAACTAATAATAATACCTGCTCTACTATTACTAATAGCGATTCTACTAATAACTATGAAAATAATAAACACAGGTGAATTCATAAATAAAGGAATAACACTAAGCGGAGGAGTATCCGTAACAGTAATTAAAGAAAACATAAACAAAGAAACACTACTACAAGACCTAGAACAAGAATTCCCAGAATACCAAATAAACATAAGAGGAATAGATGATTCAGGAAGAAGAATAGGTGTATTAATAGAAACAAATTTACCACCAGAAAACAAAGAAGAAGCAAACAAATTCAACGAATTAATAAAACAAAAAACAAACGCGTCAAACCAAGATATAAGCACAGAAACAATAGGATCATCACTAGGAGATGCGTTTTTCAAACAAACATTAATAGCAGTAATACTAGCATTCATATTTATGGGCGCAGTAATATTCATGTATTTCAAATTAGTAGTTCCTAGCGCACTAACAATACTATCAGCACTATCAGACATAATAATAACACTAGCCGTAGTAAACGTACTAGGAATAAACATAGGAACTGCGGGAATAGCAGCATTCCTGATGCTAATAGGATACAGCGTAGACGCAAACATAGTACTAAACATGCGCGTAATAAAAAGAACAACAGGAACAATACCTGAACAAATAAAAAGCGCATTCAGCACAGGACTAACAATGAGTGTGACAACACTAATCGCTATAACAGTAGCATTCATAATAGTTGATTCGCCAGTACTAAAAGAAATAATGCTAATACTAATAATAGGCCTAATAGTAGACGTACTAAACACGTGGATACAAAACGCGGGACTACTAAGATGGTACCTAGAAAAAAAAGAACAAAAAAATTAA
- a CDS encoding HAD family hydrolase, which translates to MDFMGTFVSEGDLDVSRIKKNGHIDSSADTTNFCYEETVLRKGIDDFVRCYSSIGSVIISSDTDNFQIRKMLNGTDKYINSIYSGSNHVFEELYDDVKYGKISRVVKNLSEILKDHGLRREECVFIGDSVVDLDSAKKHGIDFFMVPSYDVHPDFSFVSLIHPRLRFLDKANLLSHDYSYVSNNYVCEKK; encoded by the coding sequence ATGGATTTTATGGGTACTTTTGTTAGTGAAGGTGATTTAGATGTTTCTAGAATTAAAAAAAATGGACATATTGATTCTTCGGCGGATACTACTAATTTTTGTTATGAAGAAACTGTTTTAAGAAAAGGTATTGATGATTTTGTTAGGTGTTATTCTTCTATTGGTTCCGTGATTATTTCTAGTGATACTGATAATTTTCAGATTAGAAAAATGTTAAATGGTACTGATAAGTACATTAATAGTATTTATTCTGGTTCTAATCATGTTTTTGAAGAGCTTTATGATGATGTTAAATATGGTAAGATTTCTCGTGTTGTTAAGAACTTGTCAGAAATATTAAAGGATCATGGTTTGAGAAGAGAGGAATGTGTTTTTATTGGTGATAGCGTGGTTGATCTTGATTCTGCTAAGAAGCATGGTATTGATTTTTTTATGGTTCCTAGTTACGATGTTCATCCTGATTTTTCTTTTGTTTCTTTGATTCATCCTAGGCTTCGTTTTTTAGATAAGGCTAATTTGTTAAGTCATGATTATAGTTATGTTTCTAATAATTATGTTTGTGAAAAAAAATAA
- the dph5 gene encoding diphthine synthase, whose amino-acid sequence MLYMIGLGLGNEKDITLQGLEAIKESDYVFYENYTSISSNLKGLQELTKKEFILSDRNLVESNSESILEKAIKQKVSFLVIGDVFGATTHTDLFLRATKKGIKIKIINNASIINVVGNTGLELYRFGQTTSIVFDDDNWLPDTPYNVIKNNKEKGLHTLCLLDIKTAEPSTENLRKGINKPEPARFMTINQGIEILEKLEQKNKQNIINKDTQIIGIARIGTNTQIIKPGTIEELKKQDFGEPLHSIIIPGNMHDIEREMLEYYKNNQNVY is encoded by the coding sequence ATGTTGTACATGATAGGCTTAGGATTAGGAAACGAAAAAGACATAACGCTTCAAGGATTAGAAGCAATAAAAGAATCGGACTACGTATTCTACGAAAATTACACATCTATATCTTCGAATCTGAAAGGATTACAAGAACTAACAAAAAAAGAATTCATATTATCAGATAGAAACCTAGTAGAATCAAATTCAGAATCAATCTTAGAAAAGGCCATAAAACAAAAAGTTTCCTTTTTAGTAATAGGAGATGTGTTCGGAGCCACAACTCACACAGATTTATTTTTGAGAGCAACAAAAAAAGGAATAAAAATAAAAATCATAAACAACGCATCAATAATCAACGTTGTAGGAAATACAGGACTAGAACTATACAGATTCGGACAAACAACGAGCATAGTATTCGATGATGATAATTGGTTACCAGATACGCCTTATAATGTAATAAAAAACAACAAAGAAAAAGGACTACACACGCTTTGCTTACTAGATATAAAAACAGCGGAACCAAGCACAGAGAATTTAAGAAAAGGAATAAACAAACCAGAACCCGCAAGATTCATGACTATAAACCAAGGAATAGAAATCCTAGAAAAACTAGAACAAAAAAATAAACAAAACATAATAAACAAAGATACACAAATAATAGGAATAGCAAGAATAGGAACAAACACACAAATAATAAAACCAGGAACAATAGAAGAACTAAAAAAACAGGACTTCGGCGAACCACTACACAGCATAATAATACCAGGAAACATGCACGACATAGAAAGAGAAATGCTAGAATACTACAAAAACAACCAAAACGTTTATTAA
- a CDS encoding HD domain-containing protein produces the protein MDLIQRALVRAYDLHKSQVRKGNGAPYFVHLVDTAKYLMYETSDDEVICAGILHDTLEDTSYSEDGLREEFGERVFSLVKFCTELGNNHDSTKEELVSSWKVRKSLSIAKLDSASDDELLVFCADKVSTLLSIREDLLCGVDIWGKLNGSREEVFWYYSEIQKKLGSRLGDKRIFKIYVDLMSLFS, from the coding sequence ATGGATTTAATTCAGCGCGCTTTGGTTAGGGCTTATGATTTGCATAAGTCTCAGGTTAGGAAGGGTAATGGTGCTCCTTATTTTGTTCATTTGGTTGATACTGCTAAGTATTTGATGTATGAAACGAGTGATGATGAAGTTATTTGTGCTGGTATTCTTCATGATACTTTGGAGGATACTTCTTATTCTGAGGATGGTCTTAGGGAGGAGTTTGGTGAGCGCGTTTTTTCTTTGGTTAAGTTTTGTACTGAACTGGGTAATAATCATGATTCTACTAAGGAAGAGCTTGTGAGTTCTTGGAAGGTGCGTAAGTCTCTTTCTATTGCTAAGCTTGATTCTGCTAGTGATGATGAGCTTCTTGTTTTTTGTGCTGATAAGGTTTCTACTTTGTTATCTATTAGAGAGGATTTGTTGTGTGGTGTTGATATTTGGGGTAAGCTTAATGGTTCTCGTGAAGAAGTTTTTTGGTATTATTCTGAGATTCAGAAAAAATTAGGTTCTCGTCTTGGTGATAAGCGAATTTTTAAGATTTATGTTGATTTGATGAGTTTGTTTTCTTAA
- a CDS encoding heavy metal translocating P-type ATPase: protein MKKTYEVKGMHCASCVNTVQKSSLGVEGIKEARVNLATNKLYVEGKYDEEELKKAIKKSGGYEIQKETKKNEIEKEDQEMRTAKNKMRNAWIFTAPIALLMIFHMIFMDHVSMQLMMYVNWTYILFSIPVIFYFGGYVIKSGIISIKYLSFNMDSLIMLGTLVAFLTGPLSLFTTIENYAAIGAMIMAFHLTGRYIETKAKGKSSQAIKKLLTLEAKKATILKDGEEQEIDASEIKKGDVLIVRPGEKIPTDGTIIKGETSIDESMMTGESIPVEKKTGDKVIGATINQDGIIHIKAEKIGKDTFLSQIIKMVEEAQSSKVPIQEFADKITSVFVPVVLLITAITIIAWLTFPQVLRSVAELFTFIPWINLNVSNLSLAIFAGIAVLVIACPCALGLATPTTLMVSTGMGANRGILIRKGEAIQTLKDTKIIVFDKTGTITKGKPEVTNIKTYSVTENELLEISASAENNSEHPIAKAIVNYAKNKKIKLQETQKFLIIRGKGLEAKINNKEIIIGNKKLMQEKNINYSEEEKDIEALENEGKTTMIVARDKKIIGLIAVADTIKEDSQKTIQELNKKGYTTIMLTGDNETVAKSIAKQTNIQKVIAEVLPDEKANTIKELQKQGYVAFIGDGINDAPALKQSNIGIAIGTGTDIAIETADIILVQGKLEGVIKAINLSKETFKKIRQNMFWALAYNVIAIPLAMIGILHPVIAEIAMAASSISVITNANLLKRKKI, encoded by the coding sequence ATGAAAAAAACATACGAAGTAAAAGGCATGCACTGCGCATCATGCGTAAATACAGTACAAAAAAGCAGTCTCGGCGTTGAAGGAATAAAGGAAGCCAGAGTTAATCTCGCAACGAATAAATTATACGTAGAAGGAAAATACGACGAAGAAGAATTAAAAAAAGCAATCAAGAAATCAGGCGGATACGAAATACAAAAAGAGACAAAAAAAAATGAAATAGAAAAAGAAGACCAAGAAATGCGAACAGCAAAAAACAAGATGCGAAACGCATGGATATTCACGGCACCAATAGCCTTGCTCATGATATTCCACATGATATTCATGGATCACGTATCCATGCAATTAATGATGTACGTGAACTGGACATACATACTATTTTCAATACCAGTAATATTTTACTTCGGAGGATACGTAATAAAATCAGGAATTATTTCTATTAAATATTTATCATTCAACATGGACTCATTAATAATGCTAGGAACACTAGTTGCATTCTTAACAGGACCATTGAGCTTATTTACAACCATAGAAAATTACGCAGCAATAGGTGCAATGATAATGGCATTCCACTTAACAGGCAGATACATAGAGACAAAAGCAAAAGGAAAATCAAGCCAAGCAATCAAGAAATTATTAACGCTTGAAGCTAAAAAAGCAACAATCCTAAAAGACGGAGAAGAACAAGAAATAGATGCTAGTGAAATCAAAAAAGGAGACGTACTAATAGTAAGACCAGGCGAAAAAATACCAACAGATGGAACCATAATAAAAGGAGAAACAAGCATAGACGAATCCATGATGACGGGCGAGAGCATACCTGTAGAAAAAAAAACAGGAGACAAAGTAATAGGAGCAACAATAAATCAAGACGGAATAATACACATAAAAGCAGAAAAAATAGGCAAAGACACATTCCTCAGCCAAATAATAAAAATGGTAGAAGAAGCACAATCATCAAAAGTACCAATACAAGAATTCGCAGACAAAATCACAAGCGTATTCGTACCTGTAGTACTATTAATAACTGCCATAACAATAATAGCGTGGCTCACATTCCCACAAGTACTAAGAAGCGTAGCGGAATTATTCACATTTATACCATGGATAAATCTTAACGTAAGCAACTTATCACTCGCAATATTCGCCGGAATCGCGGTACTCGTAATAGCATGCCCCTGCGCATTAGGATTAGCAACACCAACAACACTAATGGTCTCAACAGGGATGGGAGCAAACAGAGGAATACTAATAAGAAAAGGAGAAGCCATACAAACACTAAAAGACACAAAAATAATAGTATTTGACAAAACAGGAACAATCACGAAAGGAAAACCAGAAGTTACAAACATAAAAACATACTCTGTTACGGAAAACGAATTACTAGAAATTAGCGCGAGCGCAGAAAACAATTCAGAACACCCAATCGCAAAAGCAATCGTGAATTATGCAAAAAACAAAAAAATAAAATTGCAAGAAACACAAAAATTCCTAATAATAAGAGGAAAAGGACTCGAAGCAAAAATAAACAATAAAGAAATAATAATAGGAAACAAAAAATTAATGCAAGAAAAAAACATCAATTACTCAGAGGAAGAAAAAGACATAGAAGCCCTTGAAAACGAAGGAAAAACAACTATGATAGTTGCAAGAGACAAAAAAATAATAGGACTCATAGCGGTAGCAGACACAATAAAAGAAGACTCACAAAAAACAATACAAGAACTAAACAAAAAAGGATACACAACAATAATGCTAACAGGAGATAACGAAACAGTCGCAAAAAGCATAGCAAAACAAACAAACATACAAAAAGTAATCGCAGAAGTCCTACCAGACGAAAAAGCAAACACAATAAAAGAATTGCAAAAACAAGGATACGTCGCATTCATAGGAGACGGAATAAACGACGCACCCGCACTAAAACAATCAAACATAGGAATAGCAATAGGAACAGGAACAGACATCGCAATAGAAACCGCAGACATAATACTAGTACAAGGAAAACTCGAAGGAGTAATCAAAGCAATAAACCTAAGCAAAGAAACATTCAAAAAAATACGACAAAACATGTTCTGGGCACTAGCCTACAATGTAATCGCGATACCATTAGCAATGATAGGAATATTACACCCAGTCATAGCCGAAATAGCGATGGCGGCATCATCAATAAGCGTCATAACGAACGCGAACCTACTCAAACGAAAAAAAATATAG
- a CDS encoding cation transporter, whose product MKPIKKQFKNKVEQKTTFPVYGMTCQTCKDKIELNLLKIKGIKNVKANLKKQEVQITHEENITKKEIKKTIENTGYTTKKENATRKGIIYGLIPHVGCIAFILAAILGATFFMNLFRPLLMKSYFFYALIGISIIFATLSALTYLKNNNLLNIKGIRRQKKYLATLYGTTIIINLALFLLIFPLTANLASARTSTATENSASLELNVIIPCAGHAPLIINELNQEKGIQEVKYTFPYKFVIKYDDEITNPEKIVEAQIFKEFPAT is encoded by the coding sequence ATGAAACCAATAAAAAAACAATTCAAAAATAAAGTAGAACAAAAAACGACTTTTCCAGTATATGGAATGACTTGTCAAACATGCAAAGACAAAATAGAACTAAATTTACTAAAAATTAAAGGAATAAAAAACGTTAAAGCAAACCTAAAAAAACAAGAAGTACAAATAACACATGAAGAAAACATAACAAAAAAAGAAATAAAAAAAACCATAGAGAATACAGGATATACAACAAAAAAAGAAAATGCGACAAGAAAAGGAATAATCTACGGACTAATTCCACACGTAGGATGCATAGCATTCATATTAGCGGCAATTCTAGGAGCAACGTTCTTCATGAATTTATTCAGACCTCTGCTAATGAAATCATACTTCTTTTATGCACTAATAGGAATATCAATAATATTCGCAACATTATCTGCGCTAACATACTTAAAAAATAATAATTTACTGAACATAAAAGGAATCCGAAGACAAAAAAAATACTTAGCAACACTATACGGAACAACAATAATAATAAATCTCGCATTATTCCTACTAATATTTCCATTAACCGCAAATTTAGCATCAGCAAGAACATCAACAGCAACAGAAAACTCAGCAAGTCTAGAATTAAATGTAATAATACCTTGTGCAGGACACGCCCCCCTAATAATAAATGAATTAAACCAAGAAAAAGGAATACAAGAAGTAAAATATACCTTCCCCTATAAATTCGTAATAAAATATGATGACGAAATAACAAATCCAGAAAAAATAGTAGAAGCGCAAATATTCAAAGAATTTCCAGCAACATAA
- the rpl12p gene encoding 50S ribosomal protein P1 gives MEYIYSAMLLHKAGQKIDEASLKKVLEAAGVKAEEGRIKSLVAALDGVDIEEAIKSAVLTSAAAPVAATETAAPEAKKEEKKEEPKEEEAAAGLGALFG, from the coding sequence ATGGAATACATATACAGCGCAATGTTACTACACAAAGCAGGACAAAAGATCGATGAAGCTTCTTTAAAAAAAGTACTAGAAGCAGCAGGCGTAAAAGCTGAAGAAGGAAGAATAAAATCCTTAGTAGCAGCACTAGACGGCGTAGACATAGAAGAAGCAATCAAATCAGCAGTTCTAACCAGCGCAGCAGCTCCAGTAGCAGCAACCGAAACAGCGGCTCCAGAAGCAAAAAAAGAAGAAAAGAAAGAAGAACCTAAAGAAGAAGAAGCAGCTGCAGGATTAGGCGCACTATTCGGATAA
- the rpl1P gene encoding 50S ribosomal protein L1 (in Escherichia coli and Methanococcus, this protein autoregulates expression; the binding site in the mRNA mimics the binding site in the 23S rRNA), which translates to MKKESLINAITELRKSENKKKFAQSFDLIINLKDLNLKNPEEQVDFFTSLKYSTSKIKVAALVGQELSDSAKICDKVIKQTEFDNYKDKKTAKKLATEYDFFIAQADIMPKVAQAFGRVLGTRGKMPNPKLGSILPGKAPVEPLYKKLQSTVRLTAKKTPVIQVKIGNENMKDEEIIENALIIYDQIIHHLPKERSNIKNAMLKLTMSKPIKIDI; encoded by the coding sequence ATGAAAAAAGAATCATTAATAAATGCAATAACCGAACTGCGAAAATCAGAAAACAAAAAGAAATTCGCACAATCATTCGACCTAATAATAAACTTAAAAGATTTAAATCTTAAAAACCCAGAAGAACAAGTCGATTTCTTCACATCATTAAAATATTCAACTTCTAAAATAAAAGTCGCAGCACTAGTAGGACAAGAACTAAGCGACTCAGCAAAAATATGCGACAAAGTAATAAAACAAACAGAATTTGACAATTACAAAGACAAAAAAACAGCAAAAAAATTAGCAACAGAATATGACTTCTTCATAGCACAAGCAGACATAATGCCAAAAGTAGCACAAGCATTCGGAAGAGTACTAGGAACAAGAGGAAAAATGCCAAACCCAAAACTAGGAAGTATATTACCAGGAAAAGCACCAGTAGAACCACTATACAAAAAATTACAAAGCACAGTAAGACTAACAGCAAAAAAAACACCGGTGATACAAGTAAAAATAGGCAATGAAAATATGAAAGACGAAGAAATAATAGAAAACGCACTAATAATATATGACCAAATAATACATCATTTACCAAAAGAAAGATCAAACATAAAAAACGCGATGCTCAAACTAACAATGAGCAAACCAATAAAAATAGACATATAG
- a CDS encoding 50S ribosomal protein L10, producing the protein MTQKIQAHVSEIKKQVVQEFVQLIKEHPVIAIVDVENLPAKQLMDMRSSLRGKAHLRMTKHRLMNLALEQSGKKGIEQLAEHFRGMPAMLFSKDNPFTLFKILKKSKSAAPIKAGQITPKDVLVKAGGTNFAPGPIIGELGAFGIKAGIEGGKVAIKEDKIVAKEGDIINAKLAGILQRLEIYPMEIGLNLTAAYENGQILTKSILDIDEDAFLESIKQAYTDAFKLTLGLRIPTKENINMLIQNAHKDASALAIEQMIMTSENKEQILAKAEAQATSLKNKTETQ; encoded by the coding sequence ATGACTCAAAAAATTCAAGCACACGTCTCAGAAATAAAAAAACAAGTAGTACAAGAATTCGTACAACTAATAAAAGAACACCCAGTAATAGCAATAGTAGACGTAGAAAACTTACCAGCTAAACAATTAATGGACATGAGATCATCCCTAAGAGGAAAAGCTCATCTAAGAATGACCAAACACAGATTAATGAACTTAGCACTAGAACAATCAGGAAAAAAAGGAATAGAACAACTAGCAGAACACTTCAGAGGAATGCCAGCAATGTTATTCTCAAAAGACAATCCTTTTACATTATTCAAAATACTAAAAAAAAGTAAATCCGCAGCACCAATAAAAGCAGGACAAATAACTCCTAAAGACGTACTAGTAAAAGCAGGAGGAACAAACTTCGCACCAGGACCAATAATAGGAGAATTAGGAGCTTTTGGAATAAAAGCAGGAATAGAAGGCGGAAAAGTAGCAATCAAAGAAGATAAAATCGTAGCAAAAGAAGGAGATATAATAAACGCTAAACTAGCAGGAATACTTCAAAGACTAGAAATATACCCTATGGAGATAGGACTAAATTTAACAGCGGCATACGAAAACGGACAAATACTAACAAAATCAATACTAGACATAGACGAAGACGCATTCCTAGAATCAATAAAACAAGCATACACAGACGCATTCAAACTAACACTAGGACTAAGAATACCAACAAAAGAAAATATAAACATGCTTATACAAAACGCACACAAAGATGCATCAGCATTAGCAATAGAACAAATGATAATGACTTCAGAGAACAAGGAACAAATACTTGCAAAAGCTGAAGCTCAAGCAACGAGTTTAAAAAATAAAACAGAAACACAATAA